A part of Caloenas nicobarica isolate bCalNic1 chromosome 10, bCalNic1.hap1, whole genome shotgun sequence genomic DNA contains:
- the LOC135992555 gene encoding LOW QUALITY PROTEIN: olfactory receptor 12D1-like (The sequence of the model RefSeq protein was modified relative to this genomic sequence to represent the inferred CDS: deleted 1 base in 1 codon), with product MLNQTELSEFILLGFTHMQGLQYFFFIFFLLLYLTSLLGNGAIVTMVIAEARLHTPMYFFLGNLSCLDIVHSTVTVPKMLSGLLFGHQPISFGGCLAQLHFFHFLGSTEAVLLATMAYDRYVAICNPLRYTLVMSPRTCLLLATASWSIGFVHAMVHSVMTSQLSFCGHNHIHHFFCDIKPLLNLACSNTSLNMTLLNVITTSVALGPFALIILSYLYIICFIFHKVQSQEGRWKPFSTCASHLTVVALLYIPVLYNYTPPSSGSSLKRDVQVSLLYSAVTPALNPLIYTLRNREMRSALKKMLRKKLIPGGR from the exons ATGCTGAACCAGACGGAGCTCAGTGAATTCATCCTTTTGGGCTTCACCCACATGCAGGGgctgcagtattttttcttcatcttcttcctgTTGCTCTACTTGACCAGTCTTCTGGGAAATGGTGCCATTGTGACCATGGTGATAGCTGAGGCCCGGCTTCACACACCAATGTACTTCTTCCTGGGGAACTTGTCCTGCCTGGACATTGTCCACTCCACAGTCACTGTTCCCAAGATGTTGAGTGGCCTTCTCTTTGGGCATCAGCCCATCTCTTTTGGTGGGTGCTTGGCCCAGCTCCACTTCTTCCACTTCCTGGGCAGTACTGAGGCTGTGCTCCTGGCCACCATGGCCTACGATCGTTATGTGGCCATCTGCAATCCTTTGCGCTACACCCTTGTCATGAGCCCCCGGACTTGTCTGCTGCTGGCCACGGCCAGCTGGTCCATTGGTTTTGTGCATGCCATGGTACACTCAGTCATGACCTCTCAACTGAGTTTCTGTGGCCACAACCACATTCATCACTTCTTCTGTGACATCAAGCCACTGTTGAATTTGGCTTGTAGTAACACCAGCCTCAACATGACCCTCCTCAACGTCATTACCACATCTGTTGCTCTAGGACCCTTTGCCCTCATAATCCTCTCCTACCTCTACATCATCTGCTTCATCTTCCATAAAGTCCAGTCCCAGGAAGGAAGATGGAAGCCCTTCTCCACCTGTGCCTCCCACCTCACTGTTGTGGCACTGTTGTACATACCGGTGCTCTACAATTATACACcaccctcctcaggaagctccCTTAAAAGGGATGTGCAAGTGTCTCTCCTGTACAGTGCTGTCACCCCAGCTCTGAACCCCTTGATCTACACTCTTAGAAACCGCGAGATGAGATCTGCCCTGAAAAAAATGCTA AGAAAAAAACTCATTCCTGGAGGAAGGTGA
- the LOC135992559 gene encoding olfactory receptor 10A7-like: protein MKPGNQTVATHFLLSGFAFHGKMQLLFFMLIFIMFLATLIGNSLIVVITTVDPVLQTPMYYLLKNLALTEICYSLTIVPKMLAILLVERKIISFTACALQLNCIILFVTCECFLLGAMAYDRQAAICHPLHYATMMNRDRCFKMAIGSWLSGVPVALGFTTWLFTLPFCGRNTVDHFFCDVSPLLKLVCVDTAFFELLIFIAIVLIVMIPFSLIAISYLCIIHAVLQLPLAVGQRRAFSTCAAHLVVVTLFYSTTGIIHLRPKSSLSSNMKKTVSLSYTVVTPMLNPIIYSLRNQEVKQSLRTCIDKWLLREQMTVFSLSR, encoded by the coding sequence ATGAAGCCAGGAAACCAAACTGTCGCTACTCACTTCTTACTTTCAGGGTTTGCCTTCCATGGCAAGATGCAGCTCCTGTTTTTCATGCTGATTTTCATCATGTTCCTGGCCACGTTGATAGGGAACTCTCTAATTGTTGTGATCACAACTGTTGACCCTGTCCTACAGACGCCAATGTACTACCTCCTAAAGAATCTTGCCTTGACAGAAATCTGCTACAGCCTCACCATTGTCCCCAAGATGCTTGCAATTCTGCTGGtggagagaaaaattatttccttcacaGCTTGTGCCTTGCAGCTCAACTGCATTATTCTTTTTGTCACCTGTGAGTGTTTCCTCTTAGGAGCAATGGCTTATGACCGGCAAGCAGCAATATGCCACCCATTGCATTATGCCACCATGATGAACAGGGATCGCTGCTTCAAGATGGCCATTGGGTCTTGGCTGTCTGGTGTCCCTGTGGCTCTGGGCTTCACCACATGGTTATTTACCCTGCCCTTCTGTGGGAGAAACACAGTCGATCATTTCTTTTGTGATGTTTCTCCTTTGCTGAAGCTGGTGTGTGTAGACACAGCCTTCTTTGAACTACTGATTTTTATTGCTATTGTCCTAATAGTCATGATTCCCTTTTCTCTGATAGCCATCTCTTATCTTTGCATTATCCATGCTGTTCTTCAGCTACCCTTGGCTGTGGGCCAGAGGCGAGCCTTTTCCACCTGTGCAGCTCACCTGGTGGTAGTGACTCTTTTCTACAGCACAACTGGCATCATTCACCTGCGACCCAAGTCCAGCCTTTCATCcaacatgaagaaaacagtttccCTGTCTTACACAGTTGTCACTCCCATGCTCAACCCCATCATCTACAGCTTGAGGAACCAGGAAGTCAAGCAAAGCCTGAGGACATGCATTGACAAGTGGTTACTTAGGGAGCAGATGACTGTTTTTTCACTCTCCAGGTGA